One window of the Chryseotalea sp. WA131a genome contains the following:
- a CDS encoding ABC transporter permease has product MRVLKILLEKEFRQVFRNSSILRLIFMMPAIQLLIMPLAADYEVKNVKLCVVDFDRSSYSRKLVNKITATSYFQLVDYTDSYNKALTYVENDQADLVLQIPAKFEKQLVEEDNATLFMALNAINGVKANLGSAYLRTIIGDYNREVRTEWLQLPRFNPQPAIEVTSINWFNPYMNYRIFMVPGILVILVTMVGAFLSALNIVKEKEVGTIEQINVTPIKKYQFILGKLIPFWVLGLLTLTIGLAISYLVYGIVPMGNIFTIYFFAGVYLLAILGLGLLVSTVSATQQQAMLLSFFMMTIFILLGGLYTSIDSMPAWAQAFTKVNPVAYFIDVMRMVVLKGSTLWDIRFHLLTVFGFGIVLNSLAVWNYRKRS; this is encoded by the coding sequence ATGAGAGTACTAAAAATATTATTGGAGAAAGAGTTTCGCCAAGTGTTTCGCAATTCGTCCATTTTGCGCCTCATTTTTATGATGCCCGCTATCCAATTGCTCATTATGCCACTGGCGGCTGATTACGAAGTGAAAAACGTAAAGCTTTGCGTGGTGGACTTCGACCGCTCTTCATATTCGCGCAAATTGGTGAACAAGATTACGGCCACCTCCTATTTTCAATTGGTAGACTACACCGACTCCTACAACAAAGCCCTCACTTATGTAGAAAACGACCAGGCCGATTTGGTGTTGCAAATCCCCGCCAAGTTTGAAAAACAATTAGTAGAAGAAGACAATGCCACGCTCTTCATGGCGCTCAACGCCATCAATGGAGTGAAGGCCAATCTTGGCAGCGCGTACTTGCGCACCATTATTGGCGACTACAACCGCGAAGTACGCACCGAGTGGTTGCAACTGCCGCGCTTCAATCCGCAGCCCGCCATCGAAGTCACGTCCATCAACTGGTTTAATCCGTACATGAACTACCGCATCTTTATGGTGCCGGGCATTTTGGTGATACTTGTTACCATGGTAGGTGCGTTTCTATCCGCACTCAACATCGTCAAAGAAAAGGAAGTGGGCACCATTGAGCAAATCAACGTGACACCGATTAAAAAATATCAATTTATCCTCGGCAAGCTCATTCCGTTTTGGGTGTTGGGCCTCCTCACCCTCACCATCGGGCTAGCCATATCGTACCTCGTGTATGGCATTGTTCCGATGGGCAATATTTTCACCATCTACTTTTTTGCGGGTGTGTACTTGCTAGCGATATTGGGCTTGGGCTTGCTTGTCTCCACAGTGTCGGCCACACAGCAGCAAGCGATGTTACTGTCGTTTTTCATGATGACGATTTTCATTTTGCTGGGCGGCCTCTACACCTCCATCGACAGCATGCCCGCGTGGGCTCAGGCGTTCACGAAGGTTAATCCAGTGGCCTATTTCATCGATGTCATGCGCATGGTGGTGCTCAAGGGCAGCACCCTGTGGGACATCCGCTTTCACCTACTCACTGTCTTCGGCTTTGGCATTGTGCTCAATTCACTGGCCGTGTGGAATTATAGGAAGAGGAGCTGA
- the fabF gene encoding beta-ketoacyl-ACP synthase II — protein sequence MNLKRVVITGAGALTPIGNTLPEYWEGLRQGKSGAAPITKFDTTLFKTKFACEVKGFDAGNFMDKKEARKLDPFSQYAMVAADEAVIDSKLDLTKINLDRVGVIWGSGIGGLFTFQEEVLAFGRGDGTPRFNPFFIPKMIPDLSAGHISIKYGFRGPNFVTVSACASSTNAIYDAFTYIRLGKADVIVSGGSEAAVCIAGVGGFNALKALSERNDSPETASRPYDKDRDGFVLGEGAGALIIEEYEHAKRRGAKIYGEIIGGGMSADAYHITAPHPEGAGITKVMEYALEEAGIRTSEVDYINTHGTSTPLGDLGEIKAIQKVFGEDAYKMNISSTKSMTGHLLGAAGAIEALACLLAINEGIVPPTINHFTDDDGLDPRLNMTFNKAQKKEVKIALSNTFGFGGHNFSIIIKKME from the coding sequence ATGAATTTGAAAAGGGTTGTTATCACAGGGGCGGGTGCACTCACCCCCATCGGAAACACACTTCCAGAATATTGGGAAGGTCTTCGCCAAGGAAAAAGTGGCGCAGCTCCTATCACCAAGTTTGACACCACTTTATTCAAAACAAAATTTGCTTGTGAAGTAAAAGGATTTGACGCGGGCAACTTTATGGATAAAAAAGAAGCCAGAAAGTTGGATCCGTTTTCGCAGTATGCCATGGTAGCGGCAGATGAAGCCGTTATCGATTCAAAGCTTGACCTAACCAAAATAAACTTAGATCGCGTGGGTGTGATTTGGGGTTCGGGCATTGGTGGACTTTTCACCTTTCAAGAAGAGGTTTTGGCCTTTGGCCGTGGCGATGGCACTCCACGCTTCAACCCCTTCTTCATCCCAAAAATGATTCCTGACTTAAGCGCTGGACATATTTCTATCAAGTATGGATTTAGAGGCCCTAATTTTGTTACGGTTTCGGCCTGTGCCTCTTCTACCAATGCCATTTACGATGCCTTTACCTACATCCGCTTGGGCAAAGCAGATGTGATTGTTTCAGGGGGGTCCGAAGCGGCCGTTTGCATTGCTGGTGTTGGTGGTTTCAATGCGTTAAAAGCATTATCCGAAAGAAACGATTCGCCTGAAACAGCTTCTCGACCTTACGATAAAGACCGCGATGGCTTTGTGTTGGGCGAAGGAGCGGGTGCCTTGATCATTGAAGAATACGAACATGCCAAAAGACGTGGTGCGAAAATTTACGGAGAAATTATTGGCGGTGGCATGTCTGCCGATGCCTACCACATTACCGCACCTCACCCCGAAGGAGCAGGAATCACCAAAGTAATGGAGTATGCGCTTGAAGAAGCGGGTATTAGAACTTCTGAAGTAGATTACATTAACACACACGGCACCTCTACCCCCTTGGGCGACTTGGGCGAAATAAAAGCCATTCAAAAAGTGTTTGGCGAAGATGCCTACAAAATGAACATCAGCTCAACCAAATCAATGACCGGCCATTTGTTGGGTGCTGCGGGTGCTATTGAAGCATTGGCCTGTTTGTTGGCCATCAACGAGGGCATTGTGCCGCCTACCATCAATCACTTTACCGATGATGATGGCCTAGACCCACGGTTGAACATGACCTTTAACAAAGCACAAAAAAAAGAAGTGAAGATTGCGCTGAGCAACACTTTTGGCTTTGGCGGTCATAATTTCTCGATCATTATCAAAAAAATGGAGTAA
- a CDS encoding TetR/AcrR family transcriptional regulator: MIKEKRDNQTEKSILEAARKVFTRKGFAAARMNDIAKEANINRALLHYYFRSKDKMFDLIFEQKVNEFFSGHEKILFSEKKLEEVIRGMITHEIKLTAANPYLPLFILQELQQSPDRLLHHAQKAGMSPSIVMKRFSILVKEAIAEKRIREIEASQLLINIMSLCIYPFAAKPVIKAFLEVDDKGFDKVMEQRIDEIIEFVMHSLKPFAK; this comes from the coding sequence GTGATTAAAGAAAAGCGGGATAATCAGACAGAAAAATCGATTTTGGAGGCTGCCCGAAAAGTTTTTACCCGCAAGGGCTTTGCGGCAGCTCGCATGAACGACATTGCAAAAGAAGCCAATATAAACCGTGCATTGTTGCATTATTACTTCCGCAGCAAAGACAAAATGTTCGATTTGATCTTCGAACAAAAAGTAAATGAATTTTTTTCGGGGCACGAGAAAATTTTGTTTTCGGAGAAAAAGTTGGAAGAAGTGATCAGGGGAATGATCACACACGAGATTAAATTGACTGCCGCCAATCCCTACTTGCCACTTTTCATCCTGCAAGAGCTGCAACAATCACCTGATCGGCTTTTGCATCACGCACAAAAAGCGGGCATGTCGCCAAGTATAGTGATGAAACGATTTTCAATCTTAGTGAAAGAAGCCATCGCAGAAAAAAGAATCCGGGAAATCGAAGCAAGCCAACTTCTTATAAATATTATGTCGCTTTGCATCTATCCATTCGCTGCAAAACCTGTCATAAAAGCCTTTTTGGAAGTAGACGACAAGGGATTCGACAAAGTGATGGAACAGCGCATTGATGAGATAATCGAATTTGTCATGCACTCATTAAAACCTTTTGCAAAATGA
- a CDS encoding ABC transporter ATP-binding protein yields the protein MNSIAVQNLTKQFGSFTAVDNISFDVKKGEIFGFLGANGAGKTTVMRMLCGLSFPTRGEATVAGFDLFREAEKIKKNIGYMSQKFSLYEDLTVNENIRFYGGIYGLTDMQIKSKTDFMLQQLGLSDKANTLVKSLPLGWRQKLSFSVAMVHQPQIVFLDEPTSGVDPVTRREFWTMIYEAAHTGTTVFVTTHYMDEAEYCDRVSIMVDGRIDALGTPTELKDQFSASDMTGVFLKLARGAKRGDD from the coding sequence ATGAACTCAATAGCAGTACAAAACTTGACCAAGCAATTCGGCAGCTTCACTGCGGTGGATAACATTTCGTTTGACGTGAAGAAAGGAGAAATCTTTGGATTTCTTGGAGCGAATGGTGCGGGCAAAACCACCGTCATGCGCATGCTATGCGGGCTGTCGTTCCCCACCCGGGGCGAGGCCACGGTAGCAGGCTTTGATTTGTTTCGCGAGGCGGAGAAAATCAAGAAGAACATCGGCTACATGAGTCAAAAATTTTCGCTGTACGAAGACCTGACCGTCAATGAAAACATCCGCTTCTATGGTGGTATTTATGGGCTTACCGATATGCAGATAAAATCAAAAACGGATTTTATGTTGCAACAACTTGGGCTAAGCGACAAGGCAAACACACTGGTGAAGTCGTTGCCGCTTGGGTGGCGACAAAAACTTTCGTTTTCAGTGGCGATGGTGCACCAGCCGCAGATTGTGTTTCTTGATGAACCCACGAGCGGAGTAGATCCTGTGACGAGGCGTGAGTTTTGGACGATGATTTACGAAGCAGCGCATACGGGCACTACCGTGTTCGTTACCACGCACTATATGGATGAAGCCGAGTACTGCGACCGCGTGAGCATCATGGTGGACGGGCGCATTGATGCATTGGGTACACCCACGGAATTGAAAGATCAATTTTCAGCAAGCGATATGACAGGCGTGTTTTTAAAATTGGCAAGAGGTGCGAAACGAGGAGATGATTAA
- the rnc gene encoding ribonuclease III: MWNLLPSLPKTNSKEEKKLITAVKTIAGFAPSNLSLYKLATLHSSKSKESDGFRESNERLEYLGDAILGAAIADYLFKKYPFKDEGFLTEIRSRIVNRESLNNIARKIGIGAIVKFDNRNVMLQNVILGNTLEALVGAIYLDKGYLKTKKFVIDKLVQPYLNLETIVNSTANHKSKLIEWSQKAGKEIRFETVDIKSSGRNYKEFSIQVFIGEEAFGLGIGPNKKKAEQAAAEKTCGMLGV, translated from the coding sequence GTGTGGAATTTACTACCCTCCTTACCCAAAACTAATTCTAAGGAAGAAAAAAAGCTTATTACGGCAGTCAAAACGATTGCTGGGTTTGCGCCTTCTAATTTATCGCTCTATAAATTAGCTACACTCCATAGTTCAAAGTCAAAAGAGTCAGATGGTTTTCGCGAATCAAATGAACGATTGGAATACTTGGGCGATGCTATTTTAGGCGCAGCTATTGCTGATTATTTGTTCAAAAAATATCCGTTTAAAGACGAAGGCTTCTTGACTGAAATCCGCTCGCGCATTGTCAACCGCGAGTCACTCAACAATATTGCCCGCAAAATTGGCATTGGCGCGATTGTCAAATTCGATAACCGCAATGTGATGTTGCAAAACGTGATTTTAGGAAACACGCTGGAAGCACTGGTAGGTGCCATTTACCTTGACAAAGGATATTTAAAAACCAAAAAATTTGTGATTGACAAGTTAGTGCAGCCGTATTTGAATTTAGAAACGATTGTAAACTCTACGGCCAATCACAAAAGCAAATTGATTGAGTGGAGCCAGAAGGCCGGCAAAGAAATCCGCTTTGAAACGGTGGACATAAAAAGCAGCGGCCGCAACTACAAAGAATTTTCTATTCAGGTTTTTATTGGCGAAGAGGCGTTCGGCCTAGGTATTGGCCCGAACAAGAAAAAAGCAGAGCAAGCGGCAGCAGAGAAGACGTGCGGGATGTTGGGGGTTTGA
- a CDS encoding TolC family protein: protein MKQVLFLLLIAVNSFHAFGQGLTLDKCHELARQNFPLIKQKELLVKSKDYSVANAHSGFLPQLSLSGQVTYQSDVTKIPISFPGVDIEPLSKDQYRIFGEISQALYDGGAIKQQSATAEANAKVEDERVEVELYKVKERINQLYFGILLADAQLNQIGLLKKDLQTSLNKTEAAILNGTSFKSNADILEAELLKADQRAIEIKSLRTAYLDMLSYFINQKLSEDTTLENPAVLMFQETSSINRPELLLYNSQASLLDVQYKSAHTRNLPRFNIFLQGGYGRPGLNALLNDFSGYYIGGLRFIWNLSGFYNSNHDKELLNLNVQQLNYQKETFLFNTHLQLKQQSQEVKKLAELIEVDNKIVALRSNITHTAKAQHENGVISTNDLLRELNAEDQAIQNRLLHQIQLQLSQYSYQNISGN from the coding sequence ATGAAGCAAGTTTTATTTCTTCTACTTATTGCCGTGAATTCGTTCCACGCATTTGGACAAGGTCTCACTCTTGACAAATGTCACGAACTAGCCCGTCAAAATTTTCCGTTGATAAAGCAGAAAGAGTTGCTTGTGAAAAGTAAAGACTACAGCGTAGCCAATGCACACTCCGGCTTTTTGCCGCAACTAAGCCTATCAGGTCAGGTCACCTATCAATCAGATGTCACCAAAATACCCATTTCATTTCCGGGTGTGGATATCGAGCCGCTGAGTAAAGATCAGTACCGCATTTTTGGTGAGATAAGCCAAGCATTGTATGATGGAGGCGCCATCAAACAACAATCGGCCACTGCCGAGGCCAATGCAAAAGTGGAAGACGAGCGGGTGGAGGTAGAGTTGTATAAAGTGAAGGAGCGTATTAACCAGTTATACTTCGGTATTTTATTGGCCGATGCACAACTCAATCAAATTGGATTGCTTAAAAAGGATTTGCAAACGAGTTTAAACAAAACGGAAGCGGCCATTCTTAACGGAACGTCCTTTAAATCGAATGCAGATATTTTGGAAGCTGAATTATTGAAAGCCGACCAACGGGCAATCGAGATTAAATCGTTGAGAACGGCTTATCTCGATATGCTCAGCTATTTCATCAATCAAAAACTAAGTGAAGATACAACACTCGAAAACCCAGCGGTGCTTATGTTTCAAGAAACGTCCTCCATCAACCGTCCGGAATTATTGTTGTACAATTCTCAAGCATCATTGTTGGATGTACAATACAAATCGGCACACACTCGTAATTTGCCAAGGTTCAATATATTTCTTCAAGGTGGCTATGGCCGACCAGGATTGAATGCTTTGCTCAACGATTTCTCGGGGTATTACATTGGCGGACTGCGCTTCATTTGGAATTTGTCGGGGTTCTATAATTCCAATCATGATAAGGAGTTGTTGAATCTAAATGTGCAACAATTAAATTATCAAAAAGAAACTTTTCTATTCAACACCCATTTGCAATTGAAGCAACAAAGCCAGGAAGTTAAAAAGCTGGCAGAGCTGATCGAAGTGGACAACAAAATTGTAGCGTTGCGGTCGAACATCACCCATACCGCAAAAGCACAGCATGAAAATGGCGTGATCTCCACCAATGACTTACTTCGTGAGTTGAACGCAGAAGACCAAGCTATACAAAACCGGCTACTGCACCAGATTCAGTTGCAGCTGTCGCAGTATTCGTATCAAAACATTTCAGGAAATTAA
- a CDS encoding IPExxxVDY family protein, translated as MKKKRLEIDYSYDFELLGIISTIKGYKLAWEINQLFELQLVRQPDLKFVDKKNNNYHLANFLHQSESLTIRLFKNKPLEEEAQSAYLVPEFQHYDYIMMVQTDNETKSKRLQEVLRGIPSVEWVAFIPLASLKSKDNFIF; from the coding sequence ATGAAGAAAAAACGCCTTGAAATTGATTATTCTTATGATTTTGAGCTTTTAGGAATAATTTCGACCATAAAGGGCTATAAGCTGGCGTGGGAAATCAACCAACTGTTTGAATTGCAATTGGTGCGGCAGCCTGATCTAAAATTTGTGGATAAGAAAAACAACAATTACCATTTGGCTAACTTCCTGCATCAGTCAGAGTCGCTCACCATCCGCTTGTTTAAGAACAAACCCTTGGAAGAGGAGGCACAAAGCGCCTATCTGGTACCCGAATTTCAGCATTACGACTACATAATGATGGTACAAACAGACAATGAAACCAAAAGCAAACGATTGCAGGAAGTCTTGCGTGGTATTCCTTCCGTTGAATGGGTTGCTTTCATACCTTTGGCGTCTTTGAAATCAAAAGACAACTTTATTTTTTAA
- a CDS encoding efflux RND transporter periplasmic adaptor subunit, which translates to MNHLFKFLPPVFVLLLTISACKNSSNDFDASGNFEAEETIVSSEASGKVVEFTIAEGQQLKANEVIGYIDTTQLFLRKKQLTYSVRAVLAKQPDMSSQLATIKEQIATAEFEKKRIEKLLKSAAATQKQLDDLNAQLALLQKQYNATKSSLSITSLALQSETLPLKAQVDQLNDQIKKSILVNPLSGTVLTKYVEKDEVTAPGKALYKIANLETMTLRAYITGNQLPQVKLGQSVEVRVDDGKGTKSYPGALAWISDKAEFTPKTIQTKEERANLVYAVKITVKNDGYLKLGMYGDVKLNKQ; encoded by the coding sequence ATGAACCATTTATTCAAATTCCTACCGCCAGTGTTTGTTTTGCTGCTGACAATTTCGGCTTGTAAAAATTCATCCAATGATTTTGATGCCTCAGGAAATTTTGAGGCAGAAGAAACCATCGTGTCATCCGAAGCCTCGGGTAAAGTTGTTGAGTTTACCATTGCCGAGGGGCAACAACTAAAAGCAAATGAAGTCATCGGCTACATCGACACGACTCAACTATTCCTTCGAAAAAAACAACTGACCTATTCCGTGCGTGCGGTGTTAGCGAAACAACCCGACATGTCATCTCAACTGGCCACTATCAAAGAACAAATCGCCACCGCTGAGTTTGAAAAGAAGCGGATTGAAAAATTATTGAAGTCAGCCGCAGCCACACAAAAGCAATTGGATGACTTAAATGCTCAGTTGGCCTTATTGCAAAAGCAGTACAATGCCACCAAGTCTTCGCTATCGATTACATCGCTAGCGCTTCAAAGCGAAACCCTGCCTCTTAAAGCGCAAGTCGATCAACTGAATGACCAAATCAAAAAGTCAATTTTGGTTAACCCTCTCTCCGGCACGGTACTCACCAAATATGTGGAGAAAGATGAAGTGACTGCCCCTGGAAAGGCACTGTACAAAATTGCCAACCTCGAGACAATGACGTTGCGCGCCTATATAACGGGGAATCAGTTGCCGCAAGTTAAGTTGGGCCAATCGGTGGAGGTGCGGGTAGATGATGGCAAGGGAACAAAAAGCTACCCCGGAGCCTTAGCTTGGATTTCGGACAAAGCAGAGTTTACACCGAAAACCATTCAAACGAAAGAAGAACGTGCCAACCTCGTGTATGCCGTGAAGATTACGGTGAAGAACGATGGCTATCTGAAGTTGGGGATGTATGGAGATGTTAAACTAAATAAGCAATAG
- a CDS encoding ABC transporter ATP-binding protein translates to MKSVIVNNVAKSFKGDKTSVQALKEISFDVEQGELFGLIGPDGAGKTTLFRILTTLMIADSGSASVDGFDVVKDFKAIRKRAGYMPGRFSLYQDLSVEENLSFFATLFDTTIEENYDLVKDIYIQIEKFKHRRAGALSGGMKQKLALCCALIHKPSVLFLDEPTTGVDAVSRQEFWELLRQLQKQNITILVSTPYMDEASLCDRVALIQQGSLLEIDTPKGIMNKLGKPLWAARASDMYVLMKELKSMDEVFSCYPFGQEHHVIFYNDGQSMAEIETALKKKGIVDVQLKRAEPTIEDSFMKLMNR, encoded by the coding sequence ATGAAGTCAGTAATTGTCAATAACGTAGCAAAGTCCTTCAAAGGCGACAAGACTTCCGTGCAGGCATTGAAGGAAATTTCTTTTGACGTGGAGCAAGGCGAATTGTTTGGGTTGATTGGGCCTGATGGTGCGGGTAAGACAACACTATTCCGCATTCTCACTACGCTAATGATTGCCGACAGCGGCAGCGCCAGCGTGGATGGATTTGATGTGGTGAAGGATTTCAAAGCCATTCGGAAACGTGCGGGTTATATGCCCGGGCGATTTTCGTTGTATCAAGATTTATCGGTGGAGGAGAACCTCTCGTTCTTCGCTACGCTGTTTGATACGACCATCGAAGAAAATTATGATTTGGTAAAAGACATCTACATCCAGATAGAAAAATTCAAACACCGCAGAGCTGGTGCGCTCTCTGGGGGAATGAAACAGAAGTTGGCCTTGTGCTGCGCACTCATACACAAGCCATCAGTGCTGTTTTTAGATGAACCGACAACAGGGGTGGATGCAGTATCGCGACAAGAGTTTTGGGAATTGCTGCGGCAACTGCAAAAGCAAAACATCACCATCCTGGTATCTACGCCTTACATGGACGAGGCGAGTTTGTGCGACCGTGTGGCATTGATTCAGCAGGGAAGTTTGCTGGAGATTGATACACCCAAAGGCATCATGAACAAGCTCGGCAAACCACTGTGGGCCGCACGAGCCAGCGACATGTATGTGCTGATGAAAGAATTGAAATCGATGGACGAAGTGTTTTCGTGCTACCCGTTTGGGCAGGAGCATCATGTGATTTTCTACAACGATGGGCAGTCGATGGCGGAAATAGAAACAGCTTTGAAGAAGAAAGGAATTGTGGATGTTCAATTGAAACGTGCGGAGCCAACTATTGAGGATTCATTCATGAAATTGATGAACAGGTAA
- a CDS encoding ABC transporter permease, translated as MKQFIIFIRKEFLHFWRDKKTLFILFGMPLVLILIFGFALTNEVKNTRIAILDNSKDETTSTIIRQLNASRYFDIVRNIKSDRELEAAFREGKIKMAVVFPMQFQYSLLHTNRAAVQLVMDATDPNVANILANYAAAIIVDYQSSMKGHQNLPYTINTQLRMLYNPQMKGSYNFVPGVMAMVLMLVCAMMTSISIVREKEMGTMEVILVSPIVPIRMVIAKMVPYFLLSAVNIVSILLLSFYVLEVPIQGNLALLLAECLFFAITVLALGLLISSVTDSQQTAMLISLMGLFLPTVMLSGFFFPVENMPVPLQVLSNLVPAKWFYYIVEDVMIKGLGFEFVWKETLILAGMTVFFMVVSIRKFKTRLE; from the coding sequence ATGAAACAATTCATAATCTTCATACGAAAAGAATTCTTACACTTCTGGCGAGACAAGAAGACGTTGTTTATTCTTTTCGGTATGCCTCTGGTGCTGATCCTGATTTTTGGCTTTGCACTCACTAATGAAGTGAAGAACACGCGTATCGCTATACTCGACAATTCCAAAGACGAAACCACCAGCACCATTATTCGTCAACTCAACGCCAGTCGCTACTTTGACATTGTGCGCAACATCAAAAGTGACCGGGAGCTAGAGGCAGCCTTCCGAGAAGGAAAAATAAAAATGGCTGTGGTGTTTCCCATGCAGTTTCAGTATTCGCTGCTGCACACCAACAGAGCGGCTGTGCAGTTGGTAATGGATGCTACCGACCCTAACGTGGCCAACATACTTGCCAACTATGCCGCGGCTATCATCGTGGATTATCAAAGTAGTATGAAAGGTCATCAGAATTTGCCCTACACCATCAACACCCAGTTGAGAATGTTGTACAATCCGCAAATGAAAGGCTCCTACAACTTTGTGCCAGGCGTAATGGCCATGGTGCTTATGCTCGTGTGCGCTATGATGACAAGCATCTCCATTGTGCGTGAAAAAGAAATGGGCACAATGGAAGTGATACTCGTGTCACCCATTGTGCCGATACGCATGGTGATTGCCAAGATGGTGCCGTACTTTTTGCTATCAGCCGTGAACATTGTCAGCATTTTGTTGCTGAGTTTTTATGTGCTAGAGGTGCCCATTCAGGGAAACCTGGCGTTGCTCTTAGCTGAGTGTTTATTTTTTGCCATCACGGTACTAGCTTTGGGATTGTTGATTTCATCCGTGACCGATTCACAACAAACCGCTATGCTCATTTCACTCATGGGACTTTTTTTGCCTACCGTCATGCTCAGCGGATTTTTCTTTCCTGTAGAAAACATGCCCGTGCCTTTGCAGGTATTGAGCAACCTGGTGCCGGCCAAATGGTTTTACTACATCGTAGAAGACGTCATGATTAAGGGGTTGGGTTTTGAGTTTGTGTGGAAGGAGACGCTCATCCTTGCAGGAATGACGGTTTTCTTTATGGTGGTGAGCATCCGAAAATTTAAAACGCGATTGGAATGA
- a CDS encoding acyl carrier protein translates to MSEIAQKVKQIIIDKLGVEESEVTPEASFTNDLGADSLDTVELIMEFEKEFNISIPDDQAENIATVGQAISYLEENAKK, encoded by the coding sequence ATGTCTGAAATCGCACAAAAAGTAAAACAAATCATCATCGACAAACTAGGTGTTGAGGAATCTGAGGTGACTCCAGAAGCAAGCTTTACCAATGATTTGGGAGCCGATTCGTTGGATACCGTAGAACTTATCATGGAGTTTGAAAAGGAGTTCAATATTTCCATTCCAGACGATCAGGCTGAAAACATCGCAACCGTTGGTCAGGCAATTTCTTATTTGGAAGAAAACGCCAAGAAATAA